A portion of the Citrobacter rodentium NBRC 105723 = DSM 16636 genome contains these proteins:
- the yrbL gene encoding PhoP regulatory network protein YrbL, with translation MIRLSDQTPLGTGRHRKCYAHPDDAQLCIKIVYNGGHGGEKETRRELKYYAHLSRYLQDWSGIPRYYGTVETDCGTGYVYDVIADYDGKPSVTLSEFTKQCRYEDDVIVLRQLLRRLKRYLRDNHIVTMTLKPQNILCHRINESEVVPVVCDNIGEGTLIPLATRSTWFCHRKQERLWQRFIAQPALAMALEKNAQPKERSALALSSREA, from the coding sequence ATGATTCGTCTATCAGATCAGACACCCCTGGGCACCGGACGACATCGTAAATGCTATGCGCATCCGGATGATGCCCAACTCTGCATTAAGATTGTGTACAACGGTGGTCACGGCGGCGAAAAAGAGACGCGGCGCGAGCTGAAATACTACGCGCATCTTTCCCGCTACTTGCAGGACTGGAGCGGGATCCCGCGCTACTACGGCACGGTAGAGACCGACTGTGGGACGGGTTACGTTTACGATGTGATTGCCGACTACGACGGCAAGCCGTCCGTGACGCTCAGCGAATTTACGAAGCAGTGCCGCTATGAAGATGACGTTATCGTATTACGGCAGTTGCTGAGGCGGCTGAAGCGTTATCTGCGCGACAATCATATCGTCACAATGACCCTGAAACCGCAGAACATTCTCTGCCATCGCATCAACGAATCAGAAGTCGTGCCGGTCGTGTGCGATAACATTGGCGAAGGGACGCTGATCCCGCTGGCGACCAGGTCGACATGGTTTTGCCATCGCAAGCAGGAAAGGTTGTGGCAGCGGTTTATTGCCCAGCCAGCGCTGGCCATGGCGCTGGAAAAGAACGCACAGCCAAAAGAGCGCAGCGCGCTCGCGCTCTCTTCCCGCGAGGCATAA
- the mtgA gene encoding monofunctional biosynthetic peptidoglycan transglycosylase, whose protein sequence is MKKGLIVFLRRLIVRVALALALFWGGGIALFSVAPVPFSAVMAERQIGAWLRGDFGYVAHSDWVSMDEISPWMGLAVIAAEDQHFPAHWGFDVAAIEKALSHNERHENRIRGASTLSQQTVKNLFLWDGRSWLRKGLEAGLTLGVETVWSKKRILTVYLNIAEFGDGVFGVEAAAQRYFGKPASRLTQSEAALLAAVLPNPLRYKAAAPSGYVRSRQAWIMRQMRQLGGETFMTRNKLY, encoded by the coding sequence ATGAAAAAAGGACTTATCGTATTTCTGCGGCGCCTGATTGTACGCGTCGCGCTGGCGCTTGCCCTCTTCTGGGGCGGCGGAATTGCGCTGTTCAGCGTGGCACCGGTGCCGTTTTCGGCGGTGATGGCGGAGCGGCAGATTGGCGCCTGGCTACGGGGCGATTTCGGCTATGTCGCCCATTCAGACTGGGTGAGTATGGATGAGATCTCGCCGTGGATGGGGCTGGCGGTTATTGCCGCGGAAGATCAACACTTTCCGGCGCACTGGGGATTTGACGTTGCCGCCATTGAGAAGGCGCTGTCGCATAATGAACGCCATGAAAATCGCATACGCGGCGCGTCGACGTTGTCACAGCAAACGGTGAAAAATCTCTTTTTATGGGACGGACGTAGCTGGCTGCGCAAAGGGCTGGAAGCGGGTCTGACGCTGGGCGTTGAAACCGTCTGGAGCAAAAAGCGGATCCTGACTGTCTACCTGAATATCGCCGAGTTTGGCGACGGCGTCTTTGGCGTTGAAGCGGCGGCGCAGCGCTATTTCGGCAAACCGGCCAGCAGGCTGACGCAGTCGGAAGCCGCGCTGCTCGCCGCCGTATTGCCAAATCCCTTACGCTATAAGGCCGCCGCGCCTTCCGGGTATGTGCGTAGCCGACAGGCGTGGATTATGCGCCAGATGCGCCAGCTGGGCGGCGAGACGTTTATGACCCGCAATAAGCTGTATTAA
- the elbB gene encoding isoprenoid biosynthesis glyoxalase ElbB: MKRIGVVLSGCGVYDGAEIHEAVLTLLAIARSGAQAVCFAPDKPQADVINHLTGDPMAETRNVLIEAARITRGDIRPLSQAVSAELDALIVPGGFGAAKNLSNFASQGRDCRVDADLTALAVAMHQSGKPLGFMCIAPAMLPKMFGFPLRLTIGTDIDTAEALDDMGAEHVPCPVDDIVVDEDNKIVTTPAYMLAQNIAEAATGIEKLVSRVLVLAE; this comes from the coding sequence ATGAAAAGAATTGGCGTAGTGCTCAGCGGCTGCGGCGTATACGACGGCGCAGAAATTCATGAGGCTGTACTGACTCTTCTGGCGATTGCCCGCAGCGGCGCGCAGGCCGTCTGCTTCGCCCCCGACAAACCGCAGGCCGATGTGATTAATCATTTGACGGGCGATCCGATGGCGGAAACGCGTAATGTGCTGATTGAAGCGGCGCGCATCACCCGTGGCGACATTCGCCCGCTTTCTCAGGCTGTTTCCGCGGAACTGGACGCGCTGATTGTTCCCGGCGGCTTTGGCGCGGCGAAAAATTTAAGTAATTTTGCCAGCCAGGGGCGCGATTGCCGGGTGGACGCCGATTTAACCGCGCTGGCCGTCGCCATGCATCAGTCGGGTAAGCCGCTCGGCTTTATGTGCATCGCTCCGGCGATGCTGCCGAAAATGTTTGGTTTTCCGCTGCGGCTGACCATTGGCACGGATATCGATACCGCCGAAGCGCTGGATGATATGGGAGCGGAGCACGTGCCCTGTCCAGTGGATGATATCGTGGTCGACGAAGACAATAAAATCGTCACCACTCCAGCGTATATGCTGGCGCAGAATATCGCCGAGGCGGCGACCGGCATTGAAAAACTGGTATCGCGCGTGCTGGTCCTGGCGGAATGA
- the arcB gene encoding aerobic respiration two-component sensor histidine kinase ArcB translates to MKQIRMLAQYYVDLMMKLGLVRFSLLLAFALVVLAIVVQMAVTMVLHGRVEQIDVIRSIFFGLLITPWAVYFLSVVVEQLEESRQRLSRLVQKLEEMRERDLKLNVQLKDNIAQLNQEIADREKAEAERQSTFEQLKVEIKEREEAQIQLEQQSSFLRSFLDASPDLVFYRNEDKEFSGCNRAMELLTGKSEKQLVHLKPADVYSPEAAAKVIETDEKVFRHNVSLTYEQWLDYPDGRKACFEIRKVPYYDRVGKRHGLMGFGRDITERKRYQDALERASRDKTTFISTISHELRTPLNGIVGLSRILLDTDLTAEQEKYLKTIHVSAVTLGNIFNDIIDMDKMERRKVQLDNQPVDFTSFMADLENLSGLQAQQKGLRFVLEPTLPLPHKVVTDGTRLRQILWNLISNAVKFTQQGQVTVRVRYDEGDMLHFEVEDSGIGIPQDEQDKIFAMYYQVKDSHGGKPATGTGIGLAVSRRLAKSMGGDITVASQTNKGSTFTLTVHAPAVAEEVEDAFEEDDLPLPALNVLLVEDIELNVIVARSVLEKLGNSVDVAMTGKAALEMFTPGEYDLVLLDIQLPDMTGLDISRELTKRYAREDLPPLVALTANVLKDKKEYLEAGMDDVLSKPLSVPALTAMIKKFWDTQNEEESTVTPEENSKSQALLDIPMLEQYIELVGPKLITDGLAVFEKMMPGYLSVLESNLTARDKKGVVEEGHKIKGAAGSVGLRHLQQLGQQIQSPDLPAWEDNVGEWIEEMKQEWQHDVAVLKAWVANAQKK, encoded by the coding sequence ATGAAGCAAATTCGTATGCTGGCGCAATATTATGTCGACCTGATGATGAAGCTGGGTCTGGTGCGCTTTTCGCTCCTGTTAGCGTTTGCGCTGGTTGTGCTGGCTATTGTGGTGCAGATGGCTGTCACTATGGTGCTCCATGGGCGGGTCGAACAGATCGACGTTATTCGTTCTATCTTCTTTGGTTTATTAATTACCCCCTGGGCGGTCTATTTTCTGTCGGTGGTGGTTGAACAACTGGAGGAGTCCCGTCAGCGCTTGTCCAGGCTGGTGCAAAAGCTGGAGGAGATGCGTGAGCGCGACCTCAAGCTTAACGTGCAGCTAAAAGACAACATCGCGCAGCTCAATCAGGAGATCGCCGATCGCGAAAAGGCGGAGGCCGAACGCCAGTCGACCTTTGAACAACTGAAAGTGGAGATCAAAGAGCGCGAAGAGGCGCAGATCCAGCTTGAGCAGCAATCCTCTTTCCTGCGCTCTTTCCTCGACGCCTCGCCGGACCTGGTGTTTTATCGTAACGAAGATAAAGAGTTTTCCGGCTGTAACCGGGCGATGGAGCTGCTTACCGGCAAAAGCGAAAAGCAGCTGGTGCATCTCAAGCCAGCCGACGTTTATTCGCCGGAAGCGGCGGCAAAAGTCATTGAAACCGATGAAAAGGTCTTTCGGCATAACGTGTCGCTGACCTATGAGCAGTGGCTGGATTATCCGGACGGACGTAAGGCCTGTTTTGAAATTCGCAAAGTGCCCTATTACGACCGCGTTGGTAAACGCCACGGTCTGATGGGCTTTGGTCGTGACATTACCGAACGTAAGCGCTATCAGGATGCGCTTGAACGCGCCAGCCGCGACAAAACCACCTTTATCTCCACCATCAGCCATGAATTACGCACGCCGCTGAACGGCATCGTCGGCCTGAGCCGCATCCTGCTGGACACCGACCTGACCGCCGAACAGGAAAAATACCTCAAGACTATTCATGTTTCCGCCGTGACGCTGGGGAATATTTTCAACGATATTATCGACATGGATAAGATGGAGCGGCGTAAAGTTCAGCTCGACAACCAGCCGGTGGATTTCACCAGCTTTATGGCCGATCTGGAAAACCTCTCCGGGCTACAGGCGCAGCAGAAAGGGCTGCGTTTCGTCCTCGAACCAACGTTGCCGCTGCCGCATAAAGTGGTCACTGACGGCACGCGGCTGCGGCAGATTCTGTGGAACCTGATCAGCAACGCGGTGAAGTTTACCCAGCAGGGGCAGGTCACGGTGCGGGTCCGCTATGACGAAGGCGATATGCTGCACTTCGAAGTGGAAGATTCCGGCATCGGCATCCCGCAGGATGAGCAGGACAAGATCTTCGCGATGTATTATCAGGTGAAAGACAGTCACGGCGGTAAACCGGCCACCGGCACCGGGATTGGCCTGGCGGTTTCGCGTCGGCTGGCGAAAAGTATGGGCGGCGACATTACCGTGGCAAGCCAGACGAATAAAGGTTCAACCTTTACCCTGACCGTTCATGCGCCGGCAGTGGCGGAAGAAGTTGAGGACGCGTTCGAGGAAGACGATTTACCGCTGCCGGCGCTGAACGTGCTGCTGGTGGAAGATATCGAACTGAACGTTATTGTGGCGCGCTCGGTGCTGGAAAAACTCGGCAACAGCGTGGACGTGGCGATGACGGGCAAGGCGGCGCTCGAGATGTTCACGCCGGGCGAGTACGATCTGGTGCTGCTGGACATTCAGCTACCGGATATGACCGGACTTGATATCTCCAGGGAACTGACCAAACGCTACGCGCGCGAAGATCTGCCGCCGCTGGTGGCGCTTACCGCCAACGTACTGAAGGATAAAAAAGAGTATCTGGAAGCAGGGATGGATGATGTGCTGAGTAAACCGCTGTCGGTTCCGGCATTGACCGCCATGATTAAGAAGTTCTGGGACACGCAAAATGAAGAGGAGAGCACGGTGACGCCTGAAGAGAACAGTAAATCGCAAGCGCTGTTAGATATTCCGATGCTGGAACAGTACATAGAGCTGGTGGGGCCAAAATTGATTACCGATGGCCTCGCGGTATTCGAGAAGATGATGCCGGGCTATCTGAGCGTGCTGGAGTCAAACCTGACCGCGCGCGATAAAAAAGGCGTGGTGGAGGAAGGGCATAAGATCAAAGGGGCGGCCGGCTCCGTCGGGCTTCGTCATCTGCAACAGCTGGGCCAGCAGATCCAGTCTCCGGATCTTCCTGCATGGGAGGATAACGTCGGCGAATGGATCGAAGAGATGAAGCAGGAGTGGCAGCATGATGTTGCGGTACTGAAAGCCTGGGTGGCGAACGCGCAAAAAAAATGA
- the uxuA gene encoding mannonate dehydratase — protein MQMTMRWFGPDEDKVSLEHIRQVPGVEGVVGALYDVAVGEVWPVDKIEKLVKQAHDAGLKMEVIESVNIHDDIKIGLPSRDRYIANYQQTIRNLAQSGVKVICYNFMPVFDWMKTDMNYVLPDGSMTMAFEKKDIDKSLEEVVKEVLENSNGFALPGWEPERLAKVQELFAKYKDVDDAKLRENLVYFLKAVIPVCEEVGVKMAIHPDDPPYSIFGLPRIVKNRADLDWICNAVDSEANGITLCTGSIAEDPDNNVYEILAEFSRRKRIHFAHVRNIKLIKDKDFYECAHPSQYGSLDMYKVMQSLYDNGFDGYIRPDHGRFIWDETGRPGYGLFDRALGVTYLMGLWEALGKR, from the coding sequence ATGCAGATGACAATGCGCTGGTTTGGGCCAGATGAAGATAAGGTTTCCCTGGAGCATATCCGCCAGGTTCCGGGCGTGGAAGGCGTCGTAGGGGCGCTGTATGACGTAGCGGTTGGTGAGGTCTGGCCGGTAGATAAGATCGAAAAGTTGGTTAAGCAGGCGCATGACGCCGGTCTGAAAATGGAAGTCATCGAAAGCGTTAACATCCATGATGACATCAAAATTGGTCTGCCTTCACGCGATCGCTACATTGCCAACTACCAGCAAACTATCCGTAACCTTGCCCAGTCAGGCGTGAAGGTGATTTGCTATAACTTTATGCCCGTTTTCGACTGGATGAAGACGGACATGAACTACGTTCTGCCGGATGGCTCCATGACGATGGCCTTTGAGAAAAAGGATATCGACAAGAGCCTGGAAGAGGTGGTGAAAGAGGTTCTGGAAAACTCGAACGGCTTTGCGCTGCCGGGCTGGGAGCCGGAGCGACTGGCGAAGGTGCAGGAGCTGTTTGCAAAGTATAAAGATGTGGACGACGCGAAGCTGCGCGAAAACCTGGTCTACTTCCTGAAGGCGGTGATCCCGGTCTGTGAAGAGGTGGGCGTGAAGATGGCAATCCACCCGGACGATCCGCCGTACTCTATCTTCGGTCTGCCGCGCATTGTGAAAAACCGCGCCGATCTGGACTGGATCTGCAACGCCGTGGATTCCGAAGCGAACGGTATCACGCTCTGCACCGGTTCTATTGCGGAAGATCCGGACAACAATGTGTATGAGATCCTCGCGGAGTTCAGTCGCCGCAAGCGGATTCATTTCGCGCACGTGCGCAACATCAAGCTCATTAAAGATAAAGACTTTTATGAGTGCGCGCATCCTTCACAGTACGGTTCGTTAGACATGTACAAAGTGATGCAGTCCCTGTATGACAACGGCTTCGACGGTTATATCCGTCCGGATCATGGCCGCTTTATCTGGGACGAAACCGGTCGTCCGGGGTATGGTCTGTTCGACCGGGCACTGGGCGTCACCTACCTGATGGGGCTGTGGGAAGCGCTGGGTAAGCGCTAA